One Thermoanaerobacter pseudethanolicus ATCC 33223 genomic window, AGCATAATGATTTCATACAACTATAATAATATGAATCTTATTAAAAATCAATAAAAAGAGAGAGCAATTGCTCCCTCACATTTTTTCAAACATATCTTTTCCTACTCCACAGTCCGGGCAGACCCAATCATCAGGCAATTCTTCAAAAGGAGTTCCTGGTTCAATTCCTTGTGATGGGTCTCCTTCTTCTGGATCATAGATGTACCCGCATACTGTGCACTGCCACTTTTCCATAAAAAATACCCCCTTGATGTTTTCCTCTATTATAGCAGAAATTAGCAAAGAAAATCAAGGGGGGAATGTAAATAAGGCAAAGGTATTAGCAAGTCATAGTTGAAGTTCCAAGGTACTCACTGACAATTTTCATAGCGCAGAATTTTCCGCACATACTGCAAGTTTTGGCTGTAGATATGTTTTTATTGACGCGATATTTAAAAGCTTTATCAGGGTCTATAGAAAGCTTTATTTGCTCATCCCAGTTTAAGGCTTTTCTAGCTCTAGCCATAGTTAAATCTTTTTCTTTAGCACCTTTTACGCCTTTTGCGATATCTGCAGCATGGGCAGCTATTTTTGCTGCAATAACGCCTTCTTTGACATCTTCTTTGTCTGGAAGTCCGAGATGTTCAGCGGGTGTAACATAGCAAAGGAAATCAGCACCAGAAGCTGCTGCAATTGCTCCTCCGATTGCTGAAGTTATGTGGTCATAACCAGGAGCTATATCAGTCACAATAGGGCCAAGCACATAAAAAGGAGCGTTGTGACAAAGTTGTTTTTGAAGTTTTACATTTGCTTCAATTTGGTCAATTGGCACATGCCCGGGTCCTTCTACCATAACTTGAACTCCTGCCTCTCGAGATTTCTTTACCAATTCGCCAAGGATTATAAGTTCTTGAATTTGTGCTGCGTCTGTAGCATCTTCAAGACAACCTGGACGCAGTCCATCTCCTAAGCTTAGAGTTATGTCATATTTTTTAGCAATATCAAGGAGTCTATCAAAATGTTTATACAAAGGATTTTCTTTGTTGTTATGGAGCATCCAAGCAATTGTAAAGGAGCCACCGCGGCTTACTATATCCATCACTCGGCCGTTGTCTTTAAGCTTTTTCAATGATTCAAATGTTAGACCACAGTGGACTGTAATAAAATCAACCCCGTCTTTTGCTTGTTCTTCTATAACTTCAAAAATAAATTCTTCAGGCATAGCTACAATGCTACCGTATTTGGATATAGATTCTACAGCTGCTTGATACATAGGGACAGTTCCTACAGGGACAGGGGAATTTTCAAGTATTTTTCTACAAGATTGGTTAATGTCGCCCCCTGTGCTTAAATCCATTACCGCATCTGCTCCAGCTTTTACAGCAACATTTAATTTTTCAATTTCTTTTTCAATTTCAGGGTATGCATCAGAGGTTCCTATATTGGCATTTACTTTTGTCGATAAACCCCTTCCTATGCCTTTGGGAATGAGGTTTTTGTGGTTGATGTTTGATGGTATTACTATTTCTCCTTTTTTAACTCCTTCTAAAATAAATTCTTCGTCTACTCCTTCATACTCTGCGACTATTTTCATCTCTTTTGTGACAATGCCTGAAAGGGCGTATTCCAATTGTGTCATAATAAAAACCTCCTTAAAAAATAAATAAACCATGGGGATTATAGCCATGGCAGATGACCACATCCCTACGCAGGTACTAACCTAACAGGTTCGATGGGTTAAAAGGCAACACCTTTTTCTCAGCCGGTTACGCCGGCACCCCATGTGGCAAATATTAAATTTTTATAATCGATAGGGTATAAATATTATACAATATTATTATACCACTAAAAAAAATCGGCGTATATTATAATTTAGAAAAAATTTAAGGTTAGTTGTATAATTAAATGCAACAGATAAAAGAATAGAAACCATAGTGAAAATCGTGTATGATATAGGTGTCAACTAAACATCATACAAGGAGGATTTTCACTATGGTTCATAATAATGATACCACAAAAAAGCGTTCTTTTAAACACTTAAGTAGCTATGAACGAGGAGAAATCTATGCATTACTCAAAGAAGGAAGAAGTATTCGGTATATTGCTAAAAAACTTAATCGATCTCCAAGCACTATAAGCCGTGAAATTAAACGTGGAACTACTACACAACTTAGAAGTGATTTATCTTCTTATACAAGCTATTTTCCTGAAACCGGTCAAGCTATCTACGAAAAAAATC contains:
- the rd gene encoding rubredoxin gives rise to the protein MEKWQCTVCGYIYDPEEGDPSQGIEPGTPFEELPDDWVCPDCGVGKDMFEKM
- the thiC gene encoding phosphomethylpyrimidine synthase ThiC yields the protein MTQLEYALSGIVTKEMKIVAEYEGVDEEFILEGVKKGEIVIPSNINHKNLIPKGIGRGLSTKVNANIGTSDAYPEIEKEIEKLNVAVKAGADAVMDLSTGGDINQSCRKILENSPVPVGTVPMYQAAVESISKYGSIVAMPEEFIFEVIEEQAKDGVDFITVHCGLTFESLKKLKDNGRVMDIVSRGGSFTIAWMLHNNKENPLYKHFDRLLDIAKKYDITLSLGDGLRPGCLEDATDAAQIQELIILGELVKKSREAGVQVMVEGPGHVPIDQIEANVKLQKQLCHNAPFYVLGPIVTDIAPGYDHITSAIGGAIAAASGADFLCYVTPAEHLGLPDKEDVKEGVIAAKIAAHAADIAKGVKGAKEKDLTMARARKALNWDEQIKLSIDPDKAFKYRVNKNISTAKTCSMCGKFCAMKIVSEYLGTSTMTC